From one Solanum lycopersicum chromosome 12, SLM_r2.1 genomic stretch:
- the LOC101251457 gene encoding uncharacterized protein isoform X2, translated as MDFDDWELSVEELDKLERDALRQIAERNASSSSATTSSCLQSSRLQGDVNGSGVSYKREDVLSAASIIRPSSGYDKGSGKSSVGNSGPHNDNHLKQLTEKRYAKFFLHASGNIAAKFSYDQILVEACRKIPKASWSAKERLWMFPLSSLSEAEKVFHEIAGSNLELENLDPLVQRAIAAASVMPDLRDHYEFIPNSIETKLLPFQREGVKFALQHGGRILLADEMGLGKTLQAIAVVSCVRESWPVLVLAPSALRLHWASMIQQWMNIPSSEILVVLSKSSGSNKGGFKIVPPNTKKSIHLDGVFNIVSYDTVPKLQDLLMASTFKVVIADESHYLKNAQAKRTSASLPLLQKAQYVILLSGTPALSRPIELFKQLEALHPTVYKNVHEYGNRYCKGGIFGVYQGASNHEELHSLIKATLMIRRLKKDVLSELPQKRRQQVFLNLGEKEMRQVNALFRELEVIKAKGKSAQSEEEANSLKFAEKSLISKIYTASAEAKIPAVLDYLGTMVEANCKFLIFAHHQSMIDSIHEYLLKNKVGCIRIDGSTPSALRQDLVTDFQKKETIKAAVLSIRAAGVGLTLTAASTVIFAELSWTPGDLIQAEDRAHRIGQKS; from the exons atggaTTTTGATGATTGGGAATTGAGTGTAGAGGAATTGGATAAACTTGAAAGAGATGCCCTAAGGCAAATTGCTGAGCGGAAtgcatcttcttcttctgctaCGACGAGTTCCTGTTTGCAATCATCTCGCCTTCAAGGAGATGTTAATGGTTCTGGGGTTTCATATAAAAGG GAAGATGTGTTATCTGCTGCATCTATAATAAGACCTTCATCAGGATATGATAAGGGCTCTG ggaaaagctCTGTTGGAAATTCTGGGCCTCATAATGACAATCACTTGAAACAGCTAACAGAAAAGCGCTATGCTAAATTTTTCCTTCATGCAAGTGGAAATATTGCTGCAAAGTTTTCATATGACCAG ATACTTGTTGAAGCTTGCCGTAAAATCCCAAAAGCTAGTTGGAGTGCAAAAGAGAG GTTGTGGATGTTTCCTTTGTCATCGTTGTCTGAAGCAGAAAAAGTTTTCCATGAAATTGCTGGCTCCAATCTAGAG TTGGAGAATTTAGATCCTCTGGTGCAACGTGCCATCGCTGCTGCTTCTGTGATGCCTGACCTTCGAG ATCATTATGAATTTATTCCAAATAGTATTGAAACAAAGCTGTTGCCTTTTCAACGGGAAGGGGTTAA ATTTGCATTACAACATGGAGGGCGTATCCTGTTGGCTGATGAGATGGGACTTGGAAAGACTCTTCAG GCTATCGCTGTGGTTTCATGTGTCCGTGAATCATGGCCAGTTCTTGTTCTTGCTCCATCTGCCTTACGGCTTCACTGGGCTTCG ATGATTCAACAGTGGATGAACATCCCGTCATCAGAAATACTT gtAGTTTTATCTAAAAGCAGCGGTTCAAATAAGGGAGGATTCAAAATAGTTCCTCCAAACACTAAGAAGTCCATTCACCTTGATGGTGTGTTCAACATAGTATCATATGACACTGTACCTAAGCTTCAAGATTTACTTATGGCATCAACGTTTAAG GTTGTTATAGCAGATGAATCACACTACTTGAAAAATGCCCAAGCAAAAAGAACCAGTGCTTCCCTTCCCTTATTACAG AAAGCTCAGTATGTGATATTGCTCAGTGGAACTCCTGCTTTATCAAGGCCAATTGAACTATTCAAACAG CTCGAGGCCTTGCATCCTACTGTATATAAGAACGTGCACGAATATGGCAACCGCTATTGCAAGGGT GGCATCTTTGGAGTTTATCAAGGTGCAAGTAATCACGAAGAGCTGCACAGTTTAATCAAAGCAACACTGATGATTCGACGACTGAAAAAGGATGTCCTTTCTGAACTCCCTCAGAAGCGGAGGCAACAG GTTTTCCTAAACTTGGGGGAGAAGGAGATGAGACAAGTTAATGCTCTATTTCGTGAG TTGGAGGTCATTAAGGCGAAAGGCAAATCAGCTCAGTCCGAGGAGGAGGCTAATTCTCTTAAGTTTGCAGAGAAGAGCCTCATCAGTAAG ATTTACACTGCCTCCGCTGAGGCCAAAATTCCAGCAGTTTTGGATTACCTAGGAACCATGGTTGAG GCAAACTGCAAGTTCCTGATATTTGCACATCATCAATCAATGATTGATTCAATACATGAGTATTTACTT AAGAATAAGGTTggttgtattaggattgatggCAGCACTCCATCAGCATTACGACAAGATTTGGTGACAGATTTtcagaaaaaagaaacaattaagGCTGCAGTG CTTTCCATCAGAGCTGCGGGAGTTGGGTTAACGTTAACAGCCGCAAGCACAGTGATATTTGCAGAATTATCATGGACTCCAGGTGACCTTATTCAAGCCGAGGATCGAGCTCACAGAATTGGCCAG AAGAGCTAA
- the LOC101251457 gene encoding uncharacterized protein isoform X1 yields the protein MDFDDWELSVEELDKLERDALRQIAERNASSSSATTSSCLQSSRLQGDVNGSGVSYKREDVLSAASIIRPSSGYDKGSGKSSVGNSGPHNDNHLKQLTEKRYAKFFLHASGNIAAKFSYDQILVEACRKIPKASWSAKERLWMFPLSSLSEAEKVFHEIAGSNLELENLDPLVQRAIAAASVMPDLRDHYEFIPNSIETKLLPFQREGVKFALQHGGRILLADEMGLGKTLQAIAVVSCVRESWPVLVLAPSALRLHWASMIQQWMNIPSSEILVVLSKSSGSNKGGFKIVPPNTKKSIHLDGVFNIVSYDTVPKLQDLLMASTFKVVIADESHYLKNAQAKRTSASLPLLQKAQYVILLSGTPALSRPIELFKQLEALHPTVYKNVHEYGNRYCKGGIFGVYQGASNHEELHSLIKATLMIRRLKKDVLSELPQKRRQQVFLNLGEKEMRQVNALFRELEVIKAKGKSAQSEEEANSLKFAEKSLISKIYTASAEAKIPAVLDYLGTMVEANCKFLIFAHHQSMIDSIHEYLLKNKVGCIRIDGSTPSALRQDLVTDFQKKETIKAAVLSIRAAGVGLTLTAASTVIFAELSWTPGDLIQAEDRAHRIGQVSSVNVCYLLANDTVDDIIWGVVQSKLDNLGQMLDGQEKSLDVSTNQSHSSSSKQNTLDSFIKRCNNSPPQDPSKKHCLQ from the exons atggaTTTTGATGATTGGGAATTGAGTGTAGAGGAATTGGATAAACTTGAAAGAGATGCCCTAAGGCAAATTGCTGAGCGGAAtgcatcttcttcttctgctaCGACGAGTTCCTGTTTGCAATCATCTCGCCTTCAAGGAGATGTTAATGGTTCTGGGGTTTCATATAAAAGG GAAGATGTGTTATCTGCTGCATCTATAATAAGACCTTCATCAGGATATGATAAGGGCTCTG ggaaaagctCTGTTGGAAATTCTGGGCCTCATAATGACAATCACTTGAAACAGCTAACAGAAAAGCGCTATGCTAAATTTTTCCTTCATGCAAGTGGAAATATTGCTGCAAAGTTTTCATATGACCAG ATACTTGTTGAAGCTTGCCGTAAAATCCCAAAAGCTAGTTGGAGTGCAAAAGAGAG GTTGTGGATGTTTCCTTTGTCATCGTTGTCTGAAGCAGAAAAAGTTTTCCATGAAATTGCTGGCTCCAATCTAGAG TTGGAGAATTTAGATCCTCTGGTGCAACGTGCCATCGCTGCTGCTTCTGTGATGCCTGACCTTCGAG ATCATTATGAATTTATTCCAAATAGTATTGAAACAAAGCTGTTGCCTTTTCAACGGGAAGGGGTTAA ATTTGCATTACAACATGGAGGGCGTATCCTGTTGGCTGATGAGATGGGACTTGGAAAGACTCTTCAG GCTATCGCTGTGGTTTCATGTGTCCGTGAATCATGGCCAGTTCTTGTTCTTGCTCCATCTGCCTTACGGCTTCACTGGGCTTCG ATGATTCAACAGTGGATGAACATCCCGTCATCAGAAATACTT gtAGTTTTATCTAAAAGCAGCGGTTCAAATAAGGGAGGATTCAAAATAGTTCCTCCAAACACTAAGAAGTCCATTCACCTTGATGGTGTGTTCAACATAGTATCATATGACACTGTACCTAAGCTTCAAGATTTACTTATGGCATCAACGTTTAAG GTTGTTATAGCAGATGAATCACACTACTTGAAAAATGCCCAAGCAAAAAGAACCAGTGCTTCCCTTCCCTTATTACAG AAAGCTCAGTATGTGATATTGCTCAGTGGAACTCCTGCTTTATCAAGGCCAATTGAACTATTCAAACAG CTCGAGGCCTTGCATCCTACTGTATATAAGAACGTGCACGAATATGGCAACCGCTATTGCAAGGGT GGCATCTTTGGAGTTTATCAAGGTGCAAGTAATCACGAAGAGCTGCACAGTTTAATCAAAGCAACACTGATGATTCGACGACTGAAAAAGGATGTCCTTTCTGAACTCCCTCAGAAGCGGAGGCAACAG GTTTTCCTAAACTTGGGGGAGAAGGAGATGAGACAAGTTAATGCTCTATTTCGTGAG TTGGAGGTCATTAAGGCGAAAGGCAAATCAGCTCAGTCCGAGGAGGAGGCTAATTCTCTTAAGTTTGCAGAGAAGAGCCTCATCAGTAAG ATTTACACTGCCTCCGCTGAGGCCAAAATTCCAGCAGTTTTGGATTACCTAGGAACCATGGTTGAG GCAAACTGCAAGTTCCTGATATTTGCACATCATCAATCAATGATTGATTCAATACATGAGTATTTACTT AAGAATAAGGTTggttgtattaggattgatggCAGCACTCCATCAGCATTACGACAAGATTTGGTGACAGATTTtcagaaaaaagaaacaattaagGCTGCAGTG CTTTCCATCAGAGCTGCGGGAGTTGGGTTAACGTTAACAGCCGCAAGCACAGTGATATTTGCAGAATTATCATGGACTCCAGGTGACCTTATTCAAGCCGAGGATCGAGCTCACAGAATTGGCCAG GTGTCCTCTGTCAATGTGTGTTATCTGCTGGCGAATGACACTGTTGATGACATAATTTG GGGTGTCGTTCAGAGCAAGCTTGACAACCTTGGACAG ATGCTTGATGGCCAGGAGAAATCATTGGATGTTTCGACTAATCAGTCCCACAGCAGCTCTTCAAAACAGAATACCCTCGACTCCTTCATAAAGCGCTGTAATAACTCACCACCTCAGGATCCCAGCAAAAAACATTGTCTTCAGTAA